From a single Papaver somniferum cultivar HN1 unplaced genomic scaffold, ASM357369v1 unplaced-scaffold_19, whole genome shotgun sequence genomic region:
- the LOC113338828 gene encoding capsanthin/capsorubin synthase, chromoplastic-like isoform X2, producing MFSPFKAPIIKAPPNLYPLTETNSRKQTKPRTRITSTLKSFLDLKPESKPEFSTFDLPFHDKSERVKYDVIIIGAGPAGLRLAERVSGYGIRVCCIDSSPLSMWPNNYGVWVDEFQSLGLEDCLDKTWPMTTIFLGDQRTKYLDRPYGRVNRKDLKTKLLEKSVLNGVKFFESKVWNIEHQEFESMVICEDGVELKGSLVVDASGFRSPFVQFNESRNYGYQIAHGILSEVDEHPFDLDKMVLMDWRDDHLGNEPVLRGNNNKHPTFLYAMPFSSNLIFLEETSLVSRPALSYTEVKNRMVARLRHLGIKVKRVIEDEKCLIPMGGPLPIIPQSILCHGATSGLVHPSTGYMVAQTLARSTLLADVIAECLGSTRMIRGSQMHQRVWNGLWPMDKRCSREYYRFGMETLLKLDLKGTRKFFHAFFDLDPYYWQGFLSSRLNIMELGMLSLSLFSYASNSTRIDIVTKCPLPLARMIRKLVNSAI from the coding sequence ATGTTTTCTCCTTTCAAAGCACCCATCATCAAAGCACCTCCAAACCTCTATCCTCTGACTGAGACAAATTCAAGAAAACAAACCAAACCCAGAACTCGGATCACATCAACGCTAAAATCATTCCTAGATTTAAAGCCTGAATCAAAGCCGGAGTTCTCAACTTTCGACTTACCTTTTCATGACAAATCCGAGCGCGTAAAATACGACGTAATCATCATCGGTGCAGGTCCGGCTGGTCTTCGTTTAGCTGAAAGAGTCTCTGGGTATGGAATTCGAGTTTGTTGCATCGATTCTTCACCTCTTTCCATGTGGCCTAATAACTATGGAGTTTGGGTTGATGAGTTTCAGAGTTTAGGTCTTGAAGACTGTTTGGACAAGACATGGCCGATGACTACTATCTTTCTTGGTGATCAGAGAACTAAGTACCTGGATCGTCCTTATGGACGCGTTAATCGTAAGGATCTGAAAACAAAGTTGCTAGAAAAATCGGTATTAAACGGTGTCAAGTTCTTCGAATCCAAAGTGTGGAATATTGAGCACCAGGAATTCGAGTCCATGGTAATATGCGAGGATGGGGTGGAACTGAAAGGGAGCTTGGTTGTTGATGCAAGTGGATTTCGTAGTCCTTTCGTGCAATTCAATGAATCAAGAAACTATGGATATCAAATTGCTCATGGAATCTTGTCTGAAGTTGATGAACATCCATTTGATCTAGACAAAATGGTTTTAATGGATTGGAGAGATGATCATTTAGGAAATGAGCCAGTTTTACGAGGTAATAACAATAAGCACCCGACGTTCTTATACGCAATGCCGTTCAGTTCAAATTTGATCTTTCTTGAGGAGACTTCATTAGTAAGTAGACCAGCTTTATCTTACACTGAAGTGAAGAACAGAATGGTTGCCAGGCTAAGACATTTAGGGATCAAAGTAAAGAGAGTGATAGAAGACGAAAAATGTTTGATTCCCATGGGAGGACCTCTTCCTATCATACCTCAAAGTATACTGTGCCATGGTGCAACATCTGGTTTAGTACACCCATCGACTGGTTACATGGTGGCTCAAACTTTAGCTCGATCAACACTACTGGCAGACGTGATTGCTGAATGTCTAGGATCAACAAGAATGATTAGGGGGTCTCAAATGCATCAAAGAGTTTGGAATGGTTTATGGCCTATGGATAAAAGATGCAGTAGAGAGTATTACCGTTTTGGAATGGAAACTCTTTTAAAACTCGACTTGAAAGGAACCAGAAAGTTTTTTCATGCTTTCTTTGATTTGGATCCTTATTATTGGCAAGGTTTTTTATCTTCTAGATTAAACATTATGGAGCTTGGGATGTTGAGTTTGTCTTTGTTTAGTTATGCTTCAAATAGTACTAGGATTGACATTGTTACCAAGTGTCCTTTGCCTTTGGCTAGAATGATTCGTAAACTAGTCAACAGTGCAATCTAA
- the LOC113338828 gene encoding capsanthin/capsorubin synthase, chromoplastic-like isoform X1 produces MATFLRCPMFSPFKAPIIKAPPNLYPLTETNSRKQTKPRTRITSTLKSFLDLKPESKPEFSTFDLPFHDKSERVKYDVIIIGAGPAGLRLAERVSGYGIRVCCIDSSPLSMWPNNYGVWVDEFQSLGLEDCLDKTWPMTTIFLGDQRTKYLDRPYGRVNRKDLKTKLLEKSVLNGVKFFESKVWNIEHQEFESMVICEDGVELKGSLVVDASGFRSPFVQFNESRNYGYQIAHGILSEVDEHPFDLDKMVLMDWRDDHLGNEPVLRGNNNKHPTFLYAMPFSSNLIFLEETSLVSRPALSYTEVKNRMVARLRHLGIKVKRVIEDEKCLIPMGGPLPIIPQSILCHGATSGLVHPSTGYMVAQTLARSTLLADVIAECLGSTRMIRGSQMHQRVWNGLWPMDKRCSREYYRFGMETLLKLDLKGTRKFFHAFFDLDPYYWQGFLSSRLNIMELGMLSLSLFSYASNSTRIDIVTKCPLPLARMIRKLVNSAI; encoded by the coding sequence ATGGCAACTTTTCTCAGGTGTCCAATGTTTTCTCCTTTCAAAGCACCCATCATCAAAGCACCTCCAAACCTCTATCCTCTGACTGAGACAAATTCAAGAAAACAAACCAAACCCAGAACTCGGATCACATCAACGCTAAAATCATTCCTAGATTTAAAGCCTGAATCAAAGCCGGAGTTCTCAACTTTCGACTTACCTTTTCATGACAAATCCGAGCGCGTAAAATACGACGTAATCATCATCGGTGCAGGTCCGGCTGGTCTTCGTTTAGCTGAAAGAGTCTCTGGGTATGGAATTCGAGTTTGTTGCATCGATTCTTCACCTCTTTCCATGTGGCCTAATAACTATGGAGTTTGGGTTGATGAGTTTCAGAGTTTAGGTCTTGAAGACTGTTTGGACAAGACATGGCCGATGACTACTATCTTTCTTGGTGATCAGAGAACTAAGTACCTGGATCGTCCTTATGGACGCGTTAATCGTAAGGATCTGAAAACAAAGTTGCTAGAAAAATCGGTATTAAACGGTGTCAAGTTCTTCGAATCCAAAGTGTGGAATATTGAGCACCAGGAATTCGAGTCCATGGTAATATGCGAGGATGGGGTGGAACTGAAAGGGAGCTTGGTTGTTGATGCAAGTGGATTTCGTAGTCCTTTCGTGCAATTCAATGAATCAAGAAACTATGGATATCAAATTGCTCATGGAATCTTGTCTGAAGTTGATGAACATCCATTTGATCTAGACAAAATGGTTTTAATGGATTGGAGAGATGATCATTTAGGAAATGAGCCAGTTTTACGAGGTAATAACAATAAGCACCCGACGTTCTTATACGCAATGCCGTTCAGTTCAAATTTGATCTTTCTTGAGGAGACTTCATTAGTAAGTAGACCAGCTTTATCTTACACTGAAGTGAAGAACAGAATGGTTGCCAGGCTAAGACATTTAGGGATCAAAGTAAAGAGAGTGATAGAAGACGAAAAATGTTTGATTCCCATGGGAGGACCTCTTCCTATCATACCTCAAAGTATACTGTGCCATGGTGCAACATCTGGTTTAGTACACCCATCGACTGGTTACATGGTGGCTCAAACTTTAGCTCGATCAACACTACTGGCAGACGTGATTGCTGAATGTCTAGGATCAACAAGAATGATTAGGGGGTCTCAAATGCATCAAAGAGTTTGGAATGGTTTATGGCCTATGGATAAAAGATGCAGTAGAGAGTATTACCGTTTTGGAATGGAAACTCTTTTAAAACTCGACTTGAAAGGAACCAGAAAGTTTTTTCATGCTTTCTTTGATTTGGATCCTTATTATTGGCAAGGTTTTTTATCTTCTAGATTAAACATTATGGAGCTTGGGATGTTGAGTTTGTCTTTGTTTAGTTATGCTTCAAATAGTACTAGGATTGACATTGTTACCAAGTGTCCTTTGCCTTTGGCTAGAATGATTCGTAAACTAGTCAACAGTGCAATCTAA
- the LOC113338829 gene encoding vesicle-associated membrane protein 714-like, with protein MAIVYAVVARGSVVLAEFSAVSGNTGAVCRRILEKLPSEAETRLCFSQDRYIFHILKIDGITFLCMANDTFGRRIPFSYLEDIHMRFMKNYGRVAHTAPAYAMNDDFSRVLHQEMEFFSSNPSADALDHVRGEVEEVRTIMVDNIDKILDRGDRVELLVDKTATMQDSTFHFRKQSRRLRRALWMKNVKLLAMLTGVIIFVLYLIIAACCGGITLPSCRS; from the exons ATGGCGATAGTATATGCTGTAGTAGCGAGAGGAAGTGTAGTATTAGCAGAATTTAGTGCTGTATCTGGGAATACAGGTGCTGTTTGTAGAAGGATCTTAGAGAAATTACCATCTGAAGCTGAAACTAGGCTTTGTTTTTCACAAGATCGgtatatttttcatattttgaaaatcGATGGGATTACTTTCCTTTGCATGGCCAATGACACCTTCGGAA GGAGAATTCCTTTCTCATACTTGGAGGACATTCATATGCGATTTATGAAAAACTACGGCAGAGTAGCTCACACTGCGCCTGCTTATGCAATGAACGATGACTTTTCAAGAGTCCTACATCAGGAGATGGAATTTTTCTCTAGTAATCCCAGTGCAGATGCTCTTGACCATGTAAGAGGCGAAGTTGAAGAG GTACGTACCATCATGGTCGACAATATTGATAAAATACTTGACAGAGGTGATAGAGTAGAACTTCTGGTTGATAAAACTGCCACAATGCAAGATAGTACCTTTCATTTTAGGAAACAGTCTAGGCGTCTTCGCCGAGCTCTTTGGATGAAAAATGTGAAGCTGTT GGCCATGTTAACAGGTGTGATTATTTTTGTGCTGTACTTGATTATCGCTGCTTGTTGTGGAGGCATCACTCTTCCTTCATGTCGTTCTTGA
- the LOC113338910 gene encoding peptidyl-prolyl cis-trans isomerase CYP18-2-like, translating to MWGNAEGEAPEVTVETSMGSFTIELYYKHAPRTCRNFLELSRRGYYDNVKLHRIIKDFIVQGGDPTGTGRGGESIYGSKFEDEITTQLKHTGAGILSMANAGPNTNGSQFFITLAPTPSLDGKHTIFGRICKGMEIVKRLGSVQTNNNDRPIHDVKILRTSVKD from the exons ATGTGGGGAAACGCAGAAGGAGAAGCTCCTGAAGTTACTGTGGAAACATCCATGGGTTCTTTTACAATTGAG CTTTACTATAAGCATGCACCAAGAACTTGCAGAAACTTCTTGGAGCTATCTAGAAGGGGTTACTATGACAACGTTAAACTTCATCGAATTATTAAG GATTTTATTGTACAAGGAGGAGATCCTACTGGGACTGGCAGAGGAGGAGAATCAATATATGG TTCAAAGTTTGAAGATGAGATAACAACACAGTTGAAGCATACTGGAGCTGGTATTCTATCCATGGCAAATGCTGGTCCGAATACGAATGGAAGTCAGTTCTTCATTACCCTGGCACCCACTCCATCACTGGATG GTAAACATACAATTTTCGGGAGAATTTGTAAAGGGATGGAAATCGTCAAAAGACTTGGCAGTGTTCAAACTAATAATAATGACAG ACCCATTCATGATGTCAAGATACTGAGGACCTCAGTTAAAGATTGA
- the LOC113338909 gene encoding transcription factor SRM1-like translates to MFQEDFMMMGSNYLPSAMQQSSQFYSSRTPWPRSLDKLFEQAVAIFPEGTPDRWRKIAAHVPGKTPWEIREHYEALIHDVTEIDSGRVELPRYEDDYAGNNVSFSKTWGSDSGRRSNQISFASKSKNNTEERKKGIPWTEEEHKLFLIGLKRYGKGDWRSISRNAVMSRTPTQVASHAQKYYLRLNSMKKEKKRSSIHDITTVETRTVPPPQNDQSKVGSASDSSMKMGMSIDLPRSFFDQGYSSSGYQQLGYPM, encoded by the exons ATGTTTCAAGAAGATTTTATGATGATGGGTTCTAATTATCTTCCATCAGCGATGCAGCAGTCGTCGCAATTTTATTCGTCTCGAACACCATGGCCTCGTTCTTTAGATAAGTTGTTTGAGCAAGCTGTTGCAATTTTCCCTGAAGGAACACCGGATAGATGGAGAAAAATTGCTGCTCATGTTCCAGGGAAAACACCATGGGAAATTCGAGAACACTATGAAGCTTTGATCCATGATGTGACAGAAATTGATTCAGGAAGAGTTGAATTGCCTCGTTATGAGGATGATTATGCTGGCAACAACGTTTCGTTTTCAAAGACTTGGGGTTCTGATAGTGGGAGAAGGTCGAATCAAATTTCTTTTGCATCAAAGTCGAAAAATAATACAGAGGAGAGAAAAAAGGGGATTCCCTGGACTGAAGAAGAACACAA GCTTTTTCTAATTGGATTGAAGAGATATGGGAAGGGTGACTGGAGAAGTATATCAAGAAATGCTGTAATGTCAAGAACACCTACTCAAGTTGCTAGTCATGCTCAGAAGTATTATCTTCGCCTGAACTcaatgaagaaagaaaagaaaagatcaAGCATCCATGACATAACCACTGTCGAGACCCGCACTGTTCCTCCACCACAAAATGATCAATCTAAGGTTGGGTCAGCATCTGACAGTTCAATGAAAATGGGCATGTCAATCGACCTGCCAAGATCGTTTTTTGATCAAGGATATTCTTCATCAGGGTATCAACAATTGGGCTATCCTATGTAA